Below is a genomic region from Melanotaenia boesemani isolate fMelBoe1 chromosome 19, fMelBoe1.pri, whole genome shotgun sequence.
tggtgggaaggacttgttgaagacagtacaatggatcctgtgaagctccgacacacagagttcagtacagaggggagagagcgtttggagagatttgcccatttcggcgcatttgattgagggggcagaatgtttgtttgagggggcactgccccctcttgcccctgcgtaaagccggccttgatACAtacaatagaaaaaagaaaagagaggggaaaaaaacccagcaaacaaaataaaacaataaagtaCATAAACTGGACAGACACGAATAAAAATGCCTACCGGACTACTTATTTCTCAGGGGACTAGACAATCCTTACGTGTCCAAGTCTATAAGTTACAACTAACCTTAAGTCTTATAGTTATCTAATCTACCCACTGGTCAAACTTcatatttcagaaaaagaaaactccaTTTAAACTCTAAGCCActactttcattttttatatctCCCCAcataattatgccaaatttctccagaatcttttgcttttttcactTGTATTTTAAAGAGAGGATGCCATATTTTCCATGAGAAATGTTTCTTGAATTGTCTTTATGAATTTAATGGCAACAGGGATCTCTTTACACAAACCTTCACAggttattacttttttattgtcCACTAGCAGGATCTGTTGTACATACCTCTTTATTCCTTATTATGTTTTCTGACAGTTTCACCAATAAATAATACCAAAGTCCATATCCACTTCAAAGCTTAAAATTTCCTCTTTCTTATTATGCTTTTGGgagattttgtatttattttgataaattGTAGCTAGGcttggatgtttttctttgtcagaaaAGGCTTCTCTCTTGCAACCCTACCCCGTAGTACAGACATATGGAGAAAACAGGAGATTGTTGTCATACGTAGGCCTCCTGGCAGCCTCCCTGACAAGTTTTTGCCTCGTCATTTCATCATTTGTGTGGGAGACATCTGGTTTCTTTTGCAGTATCACTGTTGTCCCATGTTTTCTCCACTTTTTGATGATGGTCTTTCATGGCATATTCAGTGTTGTGGAAATCTTTCTGTACCCTTCTCCTGACTGATTCCTTTAAACAATGCAATGATTATGAGTCAGAACTGAAGATTTAACATAAGAAAAACCAGAGATTTTTACAGGATTATGTACACTTTTAAATCCActatatgtttgttttacttgtagAAACAGCGCTATAATAACTGAGGTCAGGGTTCATCGTTTGGTGGCAGATCTAGAGGACGTCCACTGTAATTATCTCTCTTTTTGTCTCCATCAGGTATTGAGGACCTGTGCTCAAAGCGGGATGAGCTGAACCATCAGATtaagcaggaggaagaggagaaagaacGGCTACAGCATGACATCCGGATCCTCTCAGAGAAGCTGAGCCGAGTCAACGAGAGCCTAGCACAAAGACTGGCTGCTCGCGCTACCTTCGACCGAACCATCGCAGAGACGGAGGCTGCGTACACAAAGGTGTGTACCCTTTGCCTTAAGAAGTGTTTAAACTAGGGCTGTCAGATAGGGCCGGTCGGTTATTTGAATTTTAATCTCAATCGCAATCTAggttttcaacaatcataaaaGTGAAATGATCCAATTTTTTAGCTCCTTCACAGTTTACTCTtgagctgttttcagttgcaaatcaaCTGGCACTGCAGCGCCCCAGcagctttggttttattcaacaTGAGTTGCCAACACCTCTCAAGTTAGAGTAAAAAGTTGccactaaataatccaccagctcccagagacacaaagaaaaaacaaacgtTATAGACAGACAGCcaaacagacagatagatagacttTATTACTCCCAAACTGGGAAATGACAGTATAGCAGCAGCATTACACACAGAGACAATAAcaatacaatgaaataaaaaagaagaaaaacctaTACATATTAAAGCAATATAATGTATAAATAAGTGGTATTGGTTGTGGTGCAAATAAATATAAGGTGCAGTGAACATATAAGTACAGTGAACagtgtgtataaaaatgttagaAGGTACTCTGCTGTCTGTCTACTGTGTGATGGAGAGGTTCCTGATTATTGTCCATGATGGATAATGGTCTATTCAGCATTTTCCTCTCCACCACAGTCTCAAAAGATTCCAGCCTGAGACCAAGCACAGAGCAAGCCTTCTTgatgattttattaaatttgttagtgttgctggctctgatgctgctgccccaacacACGGCAGCAAAGAAAATGGCGTTGGCAACAGCAGACTGGTAAAAAAATCCCCAACATCCTGCTACCCATGTTGAAGGATCTCAGCTTCTTAATGAAATAGTCTGCTCATCCCCTTCTTGTACACAACCTTCGTATTAgatttataaacaaacataacgtTTTTTCTCATCCAAGACCAGAGCTCATTTAACACACtgaacaacccgggatttaagaaactcatcaacactttgacAAACGacatcactgccatctcgtctccatgttagtggagtgtctctccctgccctgaTGAGTGtcgtgagggtgttgtgaaggatgtggctacagtccaacgttttgtcaccactacagacctgtggtcaagccacTCCATAGAGCCTTATATAAATCTTACACTACATTTCACTGACGCAGATTACAACGTGAAAACTAAACGTCTCCATGCTaattttccagatcacacctggcagaacaaagctgctggtatgcctgaaatctgccagTTTTTACTgaattgtatcaacagaaagaggaaATCAATGCTTGCttgggtttttcttcacttttttacattagatgatcaaatgaattttaataatcagtttaatattacataaaatcaacaCCTTAAAAAAGTAAATCTCATTTGTGCCAACCTATTTCTGTGTCTCTACCCCATCTAAACTTTTATTaaacccgcccctgcatatctgaagtataaatcctttcaaCCTGTCCTGTCATCTTTCATCTTGTCAACTACTTCATTGAAGAGGAGAGCTTCCCTGATTTGTATCTCATaacctgtttttaatttctCCCACTGATCAGACCTGTCTCTCagacatctgcacagcaccaatgatttagagaCAACATTCCCTTGTTTCCATGACAGTtacatggatctgattgacatgtTGCCTACTTTTGCTTGTGCATCCAAAAATAATGCTTCTGGGTAAATATTTGCCGGTGTGAACCATAAACCcctagtttcctcctcagctgaacgataaacacaacaagagagacggtgctagagacagaaaagccgatcagctgatcacgaCAGCCGTCATAATTctcaacaggagagggaggtggagaggaggaggctgctGCGATGCGTTGTACAGCTACAGAGACCACCGGAACAGTAACATTTGTGCAAACTACATAAAAAGTTATTTCTCTAATAATGCGTGACAAGTGCGGGTgatgaaccctctcaccagtaaagtgtgggtgttaaaacatcaTCATCTCCCACCGGTGTGACGCCCTCAAATCAATGCATAGAGCCAGCCGACTCACCCTTTTCCACATCGCCTCTAGACACCGCCATGTCTCCCCGCTATTAATGACAAATGCCGCGCAtgcattaaatgtgttaaaaatttaaaatgcgTTTAAGAATTTTGCCccagttaattacataaattagttaccccCGTTAACGCATTATTTGTGACAGCCTTAATTTAAACTCTTTTAAAAGGACTCTATTGGGGTCCTTATATAAGTTTTAGACATGGCATGATGCATCTTTAAGGGTTCATCTCTTGGTTGTCTTGTCATgagatttttaataaagacGTTAACTTTTAAGAACTTTTAAAGACATGACCACTTTACTTTTGGCATCACTGGAGTTTTTTTGTGTGCTAAAAACAGGACCTTTCTACCCTGGaactcttttaaaataatttttctgaaCTCTCATTGTGCAAGGTCGAGCTTGTGTTGCAGTGTTATGATTTAATACCCTGTAAGAGGAGATCCTAGCATCCTTCTGACACATCCTGCTTGCTGATGCTGAACTCCCTGTGTGCTCATTCTTATCACTGCAAACAAATACTCCTAAACTGCTCTGATTGGAAAAGCAAAACATCTACACTAAACAGAGTTTCTCTTCTTCCTTCCTGTAGATCTTGGAGAGTTCCCAGTCTCTCCTGAGCGTCCTGAAACAGGAGGCTGGAAACTTGAGTAAAGCCACAGAGCCTCGAAGAAAGGATCACTAATAACTGTGTATTTCCATCTTACTGTTTGtaatatagtttattttcttgtaaattttttaattaaataaatgtgtttctcaGCTTAAAACTGAATGACTCCTTCATAAGCCTTTTTTTGTTAGtcatctaatttattttttctttcaaaatattttcattaaattcaattttttttccatgtaaatgCTGCACAGTGTGATATGTAAACATTAAGATCTGAAgctttagaaagaaaacaaaatttgatAGCAACTTAAACCAAAGCAAAACCCTAACCCAAATCAGCCGCAGTACTGATTACATAATTATTCATTGTTGCTGGATTACAAAAGAAGTAACCAAACaactagaaataaaattaaacattagaGGGAAGACAAAACATGGATATATCTCAGCTCGCCTGATAATGATGAAAGAAGCTTAGAATAGATCCCCACACAGTAGGAAAATTCTTATCTGAGTTAAAGATTGAGTAGCAAAATTTCTCAAGGGTAAGACATGACATAACATCTCTAAGCCCTTGACTATGGGTGGGCGGGGCAGCTTCCCTCCCATCTTATGAGAATGGGGTGCAGAGCTAGAAAAGAGGTAAAAGACACCTTCATCAGCCTGAAGCCGTATGCAAATAGTACTGTGCTAGTGCTGCCAGGTGATTGGTTATGGAACCTACGGCTGTGGCTCCGCCCTTCTTCACTGGGATTGGTCACCAGCTGCTCCAGACCTCTGTGACTGGCCATTCAGGAAGACTCCCCTCCTTTAAATACCTTGGATTGCCTTCATTTGAGGCAGCTGTGTGTGATTGCTACATAGTTTGTCACTTTGGACTGAACACTGAGGTGTTTGCTGTTGGTTAcccagtgtgtgttttgtttgctgtaTAGAACAATTTGTATTTTGGGATGATTATTGAGCCTCAGATCTTCGTTCGGCTGAAGCTCTATAGGTCTATGAAAGACACGTAACcctgagttttatttatttttccttttgttattcGTAAGTCACCGTTGGGGAGGGTTAAACCTGTTATAGGACACTTCAAGTTAAGTTTTTGATTACCTGAGTTTTGCCTTAGTGtcgaagtttttttttttatttcattgtgtaTATATTGTATACTACTGActtgttataaataaatttgttttattattataagtaTCCTGACTCTGACTCGTGTACCACCCCTAGACTAAAAGGGTTTgtaacacacaacacaacactgGGTTGGTGAGAGGTGGATACTATCATTACCAATGGTACCAAattttccatttgattttaatcaGGAAACAATATTATAAACATAAGAAACGTTGCTCAAACAACTATAAGCATTGTTGTCATCTGGCCTGAACCAGAGAACACATCTGGACCAGGGCAGGGTGTGATGGTGGTAAATATTTCTATAATGTTCCCATGCTTCATTGACATGGGACATTAGTACGTCAATGTATGTTAGAGTTGAACATtctagaaaatgttttatgttcctCTTTTGAggctcccccccccccccccctttcctttcagtgtttattttggtAGAATATGTGCATCCCAAAATATCAGTGAAATATTTGCATC
It encodes:
- the ssna1 gene encoding Sjoegren syndrome nuclear autoantigen 1, with translation MTQQAAALQTYNNELVKCIEDLCSKRDELNHQIKQEEEEKERLQHDIRILSEKLSRVNESLAQRLAARATFDRTIAETEAAYTKILESSQSLLSVLKQEAGNLSKATEPRRKDH